In Ostrea edulis chromosome 6, xbOstEdul1.1, whole genome shotgun sequence, a single window of DNA contains:
- the LOC125647080 gene encoding uncharacterized protein LOC125647080 → MRKPRIRIMFFGLTAGLCLLIFVYFEKNPTENQVTETMQNEYNSFMIKFENSDDPYTADQSVNTVIRRRLSLPLKGQAFNPVVQNYVEHLKWSGEIGNNINVETIGRFARSHLQPRDTELTSKDLNNVRKCMSTSKQDYQRDYGNFFGGDQGRLQNIRRTHHKYLNDKKLMIEVGGNWGWDAGNFTQLYNMNYIILEPLKRYTDILGKKFKGNEKVCVYNIGLGSKTERVMVNLEGNNACATTKFSKKNGTIPIYIVNVIDFLTDLGVGVYELDLLTMNCEGCEYEVLETLVRSNVIEKIRNIQWATHTKISIDDPWRRYCRIQELLKRTHRPTYQYKFNWENWRRNNVT, encoded by the exons ATGAGGAAGCCTCGAATTAGAATTATGTTCTTTGGACTGACTGCAGGCCTTTGTCTTTTGATCTttgtttactttgaaaaaaatccGACAGAAAACCAAGTCACAGAAACCATGCAAAATGAGTACAATTCATTTATGATCAAATTCGAGAACTCAGATGATCCATACACTGCGGATCAGTCTGTGAACACAGTAATTAGACGTAGACTTAGTCTTCCACTCAAAGGACAAGCATTCAATCCCGTTGTGCAAAATTATGTAGAACATTTGAAATGGAGTGGGGAAATTGGAAATAATATCAATGTTGAGACGATCGGTCGGTTCGCCAGATCTCACTTGCAGCCAAGGGACACAGAGCTAACTTCCAAAGATTTGAACAATGTCAGAAAGTGTATGAGCACCAGCAAACAGGATTACCAGAGAGATTACGGGAATTTTTTTGGAGGTGACCAAGGGAGATTACAAAATATTCGAAGAACCCATCATAAATATCTGAATGACAAAAAACTTATGATAGAGGTAGGAGGGAACTGGGGCTGGGATGCCGGGAACTTCACACAGCTCTATAACATGAACTATATCATTTTGGAGCCATTGAAGCGATACACAGATATTCTGGGAAAAAAGTTTAAAGGAAATGAGAAAGTCTGTGTTTACAATATAGGACTTGGGTCTAAAACGGAAAGAGTCATGGTAAACCTAGAGGGAAATAATGCGTGCGCAACGACGAAGTTCTCCAAGAAGAATGGAACCATTCCTATCTATATTGTTAATGTCATAGACTTCTTAACAGATCTAG GAGTTGGAGTTTACGAACTTGATCTACTGACAATGAATTGTGAAGGCTGTGAGTATGAAGTACTAGAGACACTAGTGCGATCCAACGTTATTGAGAAAATTCGCAACATCCAGTGGGCAACCCATACTAAGATTAGCATCGACGACCCGTGGCGGCGTTACTGTCGCATTCAGGAACTCCTTAAACGAACACATCGGCCAACATACCAGTACAAGTTTAACTGGGAGAACTGGAGACGGAATAATGTTACTTAA